Proteins encoded in a region of the Nitrospirota bacterium genome:
- a CDS encoding DUF1003 domain-containing protein: protein MDTSPLPLEELKKLRKPIPNINIDLRQRLTRMESLALWITEFVGTMGFFLVIFAWTVLWLSWNLVAPQSLRFDPFPAFVLWLFISNMIQIFLMPLIMIGQNLQGKHAEARAETDFEVNVKAEREIGTILLHLEKQNKLILEILHRIEHLK from the coding sequence ATGGATACTTCTCCTCTTCCGCTGGAAGAATTAAAAAAACTTCGTAAGCCGATCCCGAATATCAATATCGATCTCCGTCAGCGACTCACCCGGATGGAGTCTCTGGCCCTCTGGATCACTGAATTTGTCGGGACGATGGGATTCTTTTTGGTCATTTTTGCATGGACCGTTCTCTGGCTCTCCTGGAATCTGGTCGCACCACAGTCGTTACGATTTGACCCCTTTCCCGCATTTGTCCTATGGCTATTTATATCCAATATGATTCAGATCTTCCTTATGCCGCTTATCATGATTGGACAGAATCTGCAAGGAAAACATGCAGAAGCCCGGGCAGAGACCGATTTTGAAGTGAATGTCAAAGCCGAGAGAGAAATAGGCACTATTCTGCTCCACCTGGAAAAACAAAATAAATTGATTTTAGAGATATTGCATAGAATAGAGCACCTGAAATAG
- a CDS encoding cupredoxin domain-containing protein, which produces MRKISAYLRNGFFLFIWVFIFSGSSAYSDDRTDQPVGVVQVNIRNSIFEFQGGILKPDQNATIVVHNEDQITHGFTSILLEDFDVQVESNGITTLGKGIKGVHIDSGKTVRIHFVPNRSGKFSFRCDLHPNMKGELLILSITSI; this is translated from the coding sequence ATGCGGAAAATAAGTGCATATCTCCGGAACGGTTTCTTTTTATTCATATGGGTTTTCATCTTTTCTGGTTCTTCCGCATATTCCGATGATCGTACAGATCAGCCTGTTGGCGTGGTGCAGGTCAATATACGGAATTCAATATTTGAATTCCAGGGAGGGATCCTGAAGCCGGATCAGAACGCCACGATTGTTGTCCATAACGAGGATCAAATTACTCATGGCTTCACTTCAATCCTGCTGGAAGATTTTGATGTCCAGGTTGAATCCAATGGGATAACAACCTTGGGAAAAGGAATAAAAGGTGTTCATATTGATTCCGGCAAAACGGTCCGGATCCATTTTGTCCCTAATCGCTCGGGAAAGTTTTCTTTTCGATGCGATCTTCATCCGAATATGAAGGGAGAGCTCCTTATACTTTCTATCACGTCAATATAA
- a CDS encoding NAD(P)-dependent alcohol dehydrogenase: MLRANGYAALKAKAPLTLYSFDRRDPKDHDVLIDILYCGICHSDIHQARDEWGGASFPMVPGHEITGMVSRVGVKVTRHKVGDKVGVGCFVDSCRRCEACNQNLQQFCANGMSLTYNGLEQDKKTPTQGGYSNRIIVNEEYVYRIPGNLPLDAAAPLLCAGITLYSPLTRWKAGPGKNVGIIGLGGLGHMGVKLAHALGANVTVLSHSLKKLEEGKKLGADHSYATTDPETFTKLSGTFDLMVCTVSAGINWNPYLDLLKTDGTMVVVGVPEKEIPISAFSLIMRRRNLAGSLIGGYKETQEMLDFCGKHSITSEIEVIPIQKVNEAYERVLKSDVRYRFVIDMKSLPEQQK, from the coding sequence ATGTTGCGAGCGAATGGTTATGCCGCATTAAAGGCTAAAGCCCCATTAACTCTTTATTCATTTGACCGAAGAGATCCCAAAGACCACGATGTTCTAATTGACATTTTATATTGTGGAATCTGTCACTCTGATATTCATCAGGCTCGTGATGAATGGGGTGGCGCTTCCTTCCCGATGGTGCCAGGCCATGAAATTACGGGAATGGTTTCCCGTGTGGGTGTAAAAGTGACCCGCCATAAAGTAGGAGACAAGGTGGGTGTTGGATGTTTTGTTGATTCATGCCGCCGCTGTGAAGCGTGCAATCAAAACCTTCAGCAGTTTTGTGCCAATGGAATGAGTTTGACCTATAATGGTCTCGAACAGGATAAAAAAACTCCGACACAGGGAGGATATTCAAACCGCATTATCGTAAACGAAGAGTACGTTTATCGCATACCGGGCAACCTTCCATTGGATGCTGCGGCTCCTCTACTCTGTGCAGGAATCACACTCTATTCTCCGCTGACGCGCTGGAAGGCAGGACCGGGTAAAAATGTTGGCATCATTGGATTAGGGGGGTTGGGTCACATGGGCGTTAAACTGGCCCATGCCCTCGGGGCTAATGTTACCGTGCTGAGTCATTCGCTTAAGAAATTGGAAGAAGGAAAGAAGTTGGGAGCGGATCATTCTTATGCAACCACCGATCCGGAAACGTTCACGAAACTGAGCGGCACTTTTGATTTGATGGTCTGCACCGTTTCAGCAGGTATCAATTGGAACCCCTATCTAGATCTTTTGAAAACCGACGGCACCATGGTGGTCGTTGGCGTGCCAGAAAAGGAGATTCCAATCAGTGCATTTTCTCTGATTATGCGACGACGTAATCTTGCCGGATCGTTGATAGGCGGCTACAAAGAGACCCAGGAAATGCTGGATTTCTGTGGAAAACACAGTATTACAAGTGAAATAGAAGTGATTCCAATTCAAAAAGTAAATGAGGCCTATGAGCGAGTTTTGAAAAGTGACGTGCGCTACCGTTTTGTGATTGATATGAAATCATTGCCTGAGCAACAAAAATGA
- the rpsT gene encoding 30S ribosomal protein S20, whose amino-acid sequence MPIHRDAIKKTRQDIRKRERNRTIISTVRTSAKKVLKAIEEKNKEEAKSALLEMTSLMDSAASKGVIHHNTAGRKISRMTVKINQLTAK is encoded by the coding sequence ATGCCCATACATCGCGACGCCATCAAAAAAACCCGCCAGGATATACGTAAACGGGAAAGAAATAGAACAATTATCTCTACTGTCCGGACATCCGCCAAAAAAGTACTCAAAGCCATCGAAGAAAAAAATAAAGAAGAAGCCAAGTCAGCCCTTCTGGAGATGACCTCCCTGATGGATAGCGCGGCAAGTAAAGGGGTTATTCATCACAATACGGCCGGAAGAAAAATCTCCCGGATGACTGTAAAAATCAATCAACTCACCGCAAAATAA
- a CDS encoding dihydroorotate dehydrogenase — protein MLSENGVWYTPDKMIFDPVHSHMSPTYRIDLSYEENYQNGPFIEGEFSKRKTSGLKHFMGFEVRSTFGVPAGPLLNSRWIHVYAKLGFDLLVYKTVRTEAHPSHPAPNCMILNLSGQLEDKDFGYTLVANEEISEDKNSSHVSITNSFGMPSRDPKVWQEDVLKAKSFLDPGQILIVSVVGTPRKGEDLADDYARGAMMAKEAGADIVEINLSCPNVTTGEGSLFTDPEASSRVTREVQRALHGTPLIIKMGYIPDFQILEKVIMANARFTEGISSINTLSFKVVKPDGSQALPGPGRLQSGVCGDAIRSCGLNQSKRIADIRQRHRLDFSLIGVGGIMTVNDIIAYEEAGTDASMSATGAMWDPYLALKYDQIRLVQKR, from the coding sequence TTGTTATCGGAAAACGGCGTATGGTATACTCCTGACAAGATGATCTTTGATCCGGTCCACTCTCATATGTCCCCGACTTATCGCATTGACCTCTCCTACGAAGAAAACTATCAAAATGGCCCTTTTATCGAAGGTGAATTTTCCAAAAGAAAAACAAGCGGGCTTAAACATTTTATGGGTTTCGAGGTCCGGTCCACATTCGGAGTCCCGGCTGGTCCACTGCTAAACTCACGGTGGATCCATGTTTATGCCAAACTTGGATTTGACCTATTGGTCTACAAGACTGTCAGAACGGAGGCTCACCCTTCCCACCCCGCTCCGAACTGCATGATTCTCAATCTATCCGGCCAGTTAGAAGATAAAGATTTTGGATACACATTGGTGGCCAATGAGGAAATTTCGGAAGACAAGAACTCTTCTCACGTTTCAATTACGAATTCCTTCGGCATGCCTTCGAGAGATCCCAAAGTCTGGCAGGAAGATGTCCTGAAGGCGAAGTCATTCTTGGACCCGGGTCAGATCTTGATCGTCAGTGTGGTCGGAACTCCCCGGAAAGGAGAAGATTTGGCCGACGACTATGCCCGGGGCGCGATGATGGCCAAAGAAGCCGGTGCCGATATTGTGGAGATTAACCTCTCCTGTCCCAATGTGACCACCGGTGAAGGATCTCTCTTTACGGACCCTGAAGCCTCTTCCCGGGTGACCCGGGAAGTGCAACGGGCGCTTCATGGCACCCCTCTGATTATTAAAATGGGATATATTCCAGATTTTCAGATTCTGGAGAAAGTTATCATGGCAAATGCCAGATTTACAGAGGGAATTTCCAGTATCAATACCCTCTCATTTAAAGTGGTCAAACCGGACGGAAGTCAGGCACTTCCCGGTCCGGGGAGGCTTCAATCGGGAGTCTGTGGAGATGCCATCCGATCATGCGGGCTCAATCAGTCAAAAAGAATTGCGGATATCCGGCAGCGCCACCGCCTTGATTTTTCCCTGATTGGGGTGGGGGGAATCATGACGGTGAACGATATTATCGCCTATGAAGAAGCCGGAACAGATGCGAGTATGAGCGCCACGGGTGCGATGTGGGATCCTTATCTCGCTTTAAAATACGACCAAATACGTCTTGTCCAGAAGCGTTAA